In the genome of Candidatus Zixiibacteriota bacterium, one region contains:
- a CDS encoding 4Fe-4S dicluster domain-containing protein has translation MIDTKEKLNQTFLEDIYSIPDGEKLKACIQCGTCSASCPTSYSMDYTPRQIISAFRAGMLDQVLRSNTIWMCASCYYCTVRCPSGIKLTDIMYELKRLGIKYKIYPPKNPSPVMAKIFVDTINQFGRSAETVLLTLFFLKTKPFKILDFVPLGWKLFTKGRIATSNKSIKGKNDLVKIIEYIEKKGVA, from the coding sequence ATGATAGATACCAAAGAAAAACTTAACCAGACCTTCTTGGAGGACATCTATTCTATTCCTGATGGCGAAAAGCTGAAGGCCTGTATTCAGTGCGGAACCTGCTCTGCATCCTGCCCCACCAGTTATTCGATGGATTATACTCCGCGTCAGATAATCTCAGCTTTTCGTGCCGGAATGCTAGATCAGGTATTAAGGTCCAACACTATCTGGATGTGCGCCTCCTGTTATTATTGCACTGTAAGATGCCCCTCTGGAATAAAGCTTACCGACATAATGTATGAGTTGAAAAGATTAGGGATAAAATATAAGATATATCCTCCCAAAAATCCTTCCCCGGTGATGGCTAAGATATTTGTGGATACCATTAACCAATTCGGGAGAAGCGCAGAGACAGTTCTTTTGACCCTTTTCTTTCTGAAGACCAAACCATTTAAAATCTTAGATTTCGTTCCTTTAGGATGGAAGCTTTTCACAAAAGGGAGAATCGCCACTTCTAACAAAAGTATCAAAGGAAAAAATGACTTGGTCAAGATAATTGAGTATATCGAGAAAAAGGGGGTGGCTTGA